In Variovorax paradoxus, a single genomic region encodes these proteins:
- a CDS encoding flagellar biosynthesis protein FlhA: protein MKALAKVFEKHSDIALVLLVLGVLVVLFAPIPSGLLDFLILTNFSFAFLVLLLTFYMARPVEFSTFPSLLLIATLFRLSLNVAATRLILSDGDAGRVIGAIGAFVVGGNYVIGLIVFLILIVVQYVVVTSGAQRVSEVAARFTLDSMPGQQMSIDADLNMGFIDQAEAQRRRKNIEKEAGFYGAMDGASKFVKGDAIAGIIILLINIIGGLVIGVMQHGLPWGQALQTYTLLTIGDGIVTQVPALVIAVGTGIIVTRSSSDTNLSREALRQVSSFPKTLLMVALALGGLLVLPGIPAIPTLVLTAGFLLAATLLYRAAKVKSDNAAQGMGDPIDPENLAAADGTAAAAASDDPYTLLQVEPVEVHLGGNWGPVINQPGSVFMERIASFRKQHANEFGLVLPRVRFKDSSRLSADRYEIHLDGVLVGKGEARADRLLAIHPSGDTKSIPGEPTRDPTYGLPALWIEERQREAAAQAKFTLVDAPTVFMTHLTEMLRRESATLLTRSEVDRLLSRVRKSQPGLVEELIPTVLSASDVQKVLQNLLREKVSIRHVEAILETLADAGRATRDTAQLTEIVRQRLGHAICQGLIGEASALQVLTLDPAIESQFLQSMQIAVGEAGATTAAGTQPFVIDPRLSEQLIKRLVQQAERMMKSNLLPVLLCAPELRRHVRGLSERVMPHLRVLSMAEVPHTIELKSFGIVQL, encoded by the coding sequence ATGAAGGCGCTTGCGAAGGTCTTCGAAAAACACAGCGATATCGCGCTGGTGCTGCTTGTTCTCGGCGTGCTGGTAGTGCTCTTTGCACCCATTCCCAGTGGGTTGCTGGACTTCCTGATCCTGACGAATTTCAGCTTCGCATTCCTCGTGCTACTGCTGACCTTCTACATGGCAAGGCCGGTGGAGTTCTCGACATTCCCTTCGCTGTTGCTCATTGCCACTTTGTTCCGCTTATCGTTGAACGTCGCGGCCACGCGACTCATCCTGTCCGATGGCGACGCAGGGCGTGTCATCGGCGCCATCGGCGCTTTCGTCGTCGGCGGAAACTACGTCATCGGGCTGATCGTCTTCCTGATCCTGATCGTGGTGCAGTACGTGGTGGTCACCAGCGGCGCCCAGCGGGTGTCAGAGGTGGCGGCGCGTTTCACGCTCGACAGCATGCCCGGCCAGCAGATGAGCATCGATGCGGACCTCAACATGGGTTTCATCGACCAGGCCGAGGCACAGCGGCGCCGCAAGAACATCGAAAAGGAAGCGGGCTTCTACGGCGCGATGGACGGTGCGAGCAAGTTCGTCAAGGGCGATGCCATCGCGGGCATCATCATCCTGCTGATCAATATCATCGGCGGGCTGGTGATCGGTGTGATGCAGCACGGCCTGCCGTGGGGGCAAGCGCTGCAGACCTACACACTGCTCACGATCGGCGATGGCATCGTGACGCAGGTGCCCGCGCTGGTGATCGCGGTGGGTACCGGCATCATCGTCACGCGTTCCTCTTCCGACACCAACCTGAGTCGCGAAGCCCTGCGCCAGGTGAGTTCTTTCCCGAAGACGCTGCTGATGGTCGCGTTGGCGTTGGGAGGCTTGCTGGTGCTGCCTGGAATTCCCGCGATCCCCACGTTGGTGTTGACTGCCGGGTTCTTGCTGGCGGCCACGTTGCTCTATCGTGCGGCCAAGGTCAAAAGCGATAACGCGGCGCAGGGCATGGGCGACCCCATCGACCCCGAAAATCTTGCTGCCGCCGACGGCACGGCTGCAGCAGCCGCCAGCGACGATCCCTACACGTTGCTTCAAGTCGAACCCGTCGAGGTGCATCTAGGTGGCAACTGGGGGCCGGTGATCAACCAGCCCGGCAGCGTGTTCATGGAGCGTATCGCGAGCTTTCGCAAGCAGCATGCGAACGAGTTCGGTCTTGTATTGCCACGCGTGCGATTCAAGGACTCGTCACGTCTGTCGGCTGATCGCTACGAGATCCATCTGGACGGCGTGCTGGTCGGCAAGGGCGAGGCGCGAGCCGACCGCTTGCTAGCGATCCATCCTTCAGGAGATACCAAATCCATCCCCGGCGAGCCAACACGCGACCCTACCTACGGGTTGCCCGCACTGTGGATCGAGGAACGTCAGCGCGAGGCGGCGGCACAAGCGAAATTCACGCTGGTGGATGCACCCACTGTCTTCATGACTCATCTGACGGAAATGCTGCGTCGCGAATCGGCGACGTTGTTGACCCGTTCGGAAGTCGATAGGCTGCTGTCGCGCGTGCGCAAGAGCCAGCCGGGCCTTGTGGAAGAGCTGATCCCGACTGTGCTCTCGGCCAGCGACGTGCAGAAAGTCCTGCAGAACCTCTTGCGGGAGAAGGTCTCGATTCGGCACGTCGAGGCGATTCTCGAGACGCTGGCCGATGCAGGGCGCGCGACGCGTGACACAGCGCAATTGACGGAAATTGTGCGTCAGCGGCTGGGCCATGCCATCTGTCAGGGCCTGATCGGAGAGGCGAGCGCCTTGCAGGTGCTTACCCTCGATCCCGCGATCGAGAGCCAGTTTCTGCAGAGCATGCAGATCGCGGTAGGTGAAGCAGGAGCGACGACCGCGGCGGGCACGCAGCCCTTCGTGATCGATCCGCGCCTGTCGGAACAGCTGATCAAGCGTCTCGTCCAGCAGGCCGAGCGGATGATGAAGAGCAACCTGCTGCCTGTTCTGCTCTGTGCGCCCGAACTCCGGCGCCATGTTCGAGGCCTGTCAGAGCGTGTCATGCCGCACCTTCGCGTCCTGTCCATGGCCGAGGTGCCCCACACCATCGAGCTGAAATCCTTCGGCATCGTGCAACTTTGA
- a CDS encoding flagellar basal body protein: MTEGIEAATSAALTLALDAASLRQQAIAANIANANVNGYVPQRVSFEAQLEDARQSMAHIGRLDPVSLGQVQPRLEPAVGRFGSSSLVQLDMEAAEMARNAVHYQALVKGLSRHFSILSMAAGDGRK; encoded by the coding sequence ATGACAGAAGGAATCGAAGCCGCGACGAGCGCGGCGCTCACGCTTGCCCTGGATGCGGCCAGCCTGCGTCAGCAGGCCATCGCCGCCAATATCGCAAATGCCAACGTGAACGGCTACGTGCCGCAGCGTGTGAGCTTCGAAGCCCAGTTGGAGGACGCGCGTCAGAGCATGGCGCACATAGGCCGCCTGGATCCTGTGTCTCTGGGGCAGGTGCAGCCGCGCCTGGAGCCCGCGGTCGGGCGCTTCGGGTCGTCGTCCTTGGTTCAGCTGGACATGGAAGCCGCCGAGATGGCGCGCAATGCCGTCCACTATCAGGCGCTGGTCAAGGGACTGTCGCGCCATTTCTCGATTCTCTCGATGGCTGCCGGCGACGGCAGGAAATAG
- the flgC gene encoding flagellar basal body rod protein FlgC — translation MNYADSFAISAIGMNIERARVDVAALNLANANTVQGAGGQSYQPLRVIAQVRDDARFGTMVGRGLDSAGSMAQLTPSMQVVATQGASRMVYEPSHPLANAQGFVAYAAVDPATEMVSMMSATRAYEANVSAMNTARTLALRALDIGSGA, via the coding sequence ATGAACTACGCAGATTCTTTTGCGATCAGCGCGATCGGCATGAACATCGAGCGTGCGCGCGTCGACGTTGCCGCACTCAACCTCGCGAACGCAAACACCGTGCAGGGCGCGGGTGGCCAGAGCTACCAGCCGCTTCGCGTCATTGCCCAGGTGCGAGACGACGCGCGCTTCGGCACGATGGTCGGCCGCGGGCTGGACAGCGCCGGCAGCATGGCGCAGTTGACGCCCTCGATGCAGGTCGTGGCGACGCAGGGTGCCTCGCGCATGGTCTACGAGCCGAGCCATCCCCTGGCCAACGCACAAGGTTTTGTCGCCTACGCGGCGGTGGATCCCGCGACCGAGATGGTCAGCATGATGAGCGCTACGCGTGCCTACGAAGCCAACGTCTCCGCGATGAATACGGCGCGGACCCTGGCGCTGCGTGCGCTGGACATCGGGAGCGGCGCATGA
- a CDS encoding flagellar basal body L-ring protein FlgH, which yields MTGRCGSRIRVALAGFAASVVWLLPGWGAAESLYQEGSFRPLTADNKAFRVGDSLTIQVFENSSATSSANTGTRRGNDINASVSNMGNKVGQLGIGVSGDFDGGGRTQRTNKLLATLTVTVTEVLPNRELRVAGEQLLTVNEELQKVNLEGRVRPQDISDGNVVLSTRLADARITYVGEGDVSERARRSAWRRIFDWLGL from the coding sequence ATGACCGGACGTTGCGGATCGCGCATACGGGTTGCCTTGGCGGGGTTCGCTGCATCGGTGGTATGGCTGTTGCCCGGCTGGGGAGCTGCCGAGAGCCTCTACCAGGAGGGGAGCTTTCGTCCTTTGACCGCGGACAACAAGGCGTTTCGCGTGGGCGACTCGCTCACGATACAAGTGTTCGAGAACTCGTCGGCCACGAGCAGCGCCAACACGGGTACGCGTCGCGGCAACGACATCAACGCCTCTGTCAGCAACATGGGAAACAAGGTCGGCCAGCTGGGCATCGGGGTGAGCGGCGATTTCGATGGTGGAGGGCGGACACAACGCACGAACAAGCTGTTGGCTACCTTGACCGTGACGGTCACGGAGGTATTGCCGAACCGCGAGCTGCGTGTGGCCGGCGAGCAGTTGCTCACGGTGAATGAAGAGCTGCAGAAGGTCAACCTGGAAGGGCGGGTACGCCCGCAGGACATTTCGGACGGCAATGTGGTGCTGTCCACGCGACTGGCCGACGCCCGCATCACCTATGTGGGCGAGGGTGACGTATCCGAGCGCGCGCGTCGCAGCGCCTGGCGGCGCATCTTCGACTGGTTGGGATTGTGA
- the flgA gene encoding flagellar basal body P-ring formation chaperone FlgA codes for MDRAASGLAPAVVSIEMRAKARATGQQVRLGDIAFLTSADLVSLRRLMALPIGAAPRPGAPTVVDRDTLSRWVAGRSGLQFARGEATVASERAPILRWTGASETEIESEAQQLQGEAVVEAARASLTAWLSQRSVRAEVQALSPTRDLMLPAGTPVLRVRPLSDQAQPARRMLVWVDAWVDNRFVRTTAVSFEVGAWAPMTVATRGVDRGTTLDPALLRDVTESRDVDLTTLRNAKPLAGVREAELDAGSQRLRRPLRAGEVLTEAHLEAAPAVVRGQPAHLLARSGEVSVESRVEVLQDGRQGQVVRVKVPGASGEVLARVTGPGQVEVQP; via the coding sequence GTGGATCGCGCTGCATCGGGTCTGGCACCGGCCGTTGTCAGCATCGAGATGCGCGCGAAGGCCAGGGCCACAGGTCAGCAGGTGCGGTTGGGCGACATCGCCTTTCTCACCAGTGCGGACCTGGTGTCGCTGCGGCGACTGATGGCGCTACCGATCGGTGCTGCACCACGCCCTGGAGCTCCGACGGTCGTGGACCGCGACACGCTGTCGCGCTGGGTGGCCGGCCGCAGTGGGCTGCAGTTCGCGCGAGGCGAGGCAACCGTCGCGAGCGAGCGCGCGCCCATTCTTCGCTGGACGGGAGCCAGCGAAACGGAAATCGAGAGCGAAGCGCAGCAACTGCAGGGGGAAGCGGTCGTCGAAGCGGCAAGAGCGTCGCTGACGGCATGGTTGTCTCAGCGCAGCGTACGCGCCGAGGTGCAGGCACTCTCGCCCACGCGCGATCTGATGCTGCCTGCGGGCACACCCGTGCTGCGGGTGCGCCCGCTGAGTGATCAGGCGCAACCCGCCCGGCGCATGCTGGTGTGGGTGGATGCATGGGTGGACAACCGGTTCGTGCGCACCACCGCCGTGAGTTTCGAGGTCGGCGCGTGGGCACCGATGACAGTGGCCACGCGCGGTGTCGATCGAGGGACGACGCTGGATCCAGCGTTGCTGCGCGATGTCACCGAGTCCAGGGACGTGGATCTCACGACGCTTCGAAACGCCAAGCCGTTGGCTGGCGTGCGCGAAGCTGAACTGGATGCGGGCTCTCAACGGCTGCGTCGGCCGCTGCGCGCCGGGGAGGTGCTTACCGAGGCGCATCTGGAAGCCGCGCCCGCCGTTGTGCGCGGGCAGCCTGCGCACCTGCTGGCGCGCAGCGGTGAGGTGTCGGTGGAAAGCCGCGTCGAGGTGCTGCAGGATGGCCGGCAAGGGCAGGTCGTGCGGGTCAAGGTGCCCGGCGCCAGCGGTGAAGTACTCGCGCGTGTCACAGGACCTGGCCAGGTCGAGGTGCAGCCATGA
- the fliE gene encoding flagellar hook-basal body complex protein FliE has product MTAFLPVEALSSLSQQAQAMVSATNAQTSQGVSPAGNDAATSLSSSLTNDGFAQMVSQGLSKVNGQLIGSQVDLQKLAMGDAQNLHQIMINLEESRLSFQLMMQVRSRLLEAYQDVMKMPV; this is encoded by the coding sequence ATGACTGCGTTCCTGCCTGTTGAAGCCCTGTCCTCGCTCTCGCAGCAGGCGCAGGCCATGGTGTCTGCCACGAATGCCCAGACGTCGCAGGGCGTGAGCCCCGCCGGCAACGACGCGGCGACCTCGCTGTCGTCGTCGCTCACGAACGACGGTTTCGCTCAGATGGTGTCGCAGGGGCTATCCAAGGTCAACGGCCAGTTGATCGGCAGCCAGGTAGACCTGCAGAAGCTCGCCATGGGCGACGCGCAGAACCTCCACCAGATCATGATCAACCTCGAGGAAAGTCGTCTGTCCTTCCAATTGATGATGCAGGTGCGCAGTCGTCTTCTTGAGGCGTACCAAGACGTTATGAAGATGCCGGTATGA
- a CDS encoding flagellar hook-basal body protein, whose product MSDVLAISLLSMQQDMGRLERISLNMANATTPGYKREVVTSLPMGASGFVDAMRGADASWSGTAQPASTSVAAAPFMVQTDLRPSTLKTTGQSLDVALANSGFFEVSTRAGLAYTRQGNWQLDPRGRLVTAKGHPVMGVGGEIVLTRPNPVIDAVGQVFESRPGGGAEATPVAQLKVVGFDNGTDLQRMGEGLVTTQQVPNQLADADIQVRQGFLENSNVNSMQEMAQLIQSMRHFESMQKVALGYDEMIGGAVRKLGEMS is encoded by the coding sequence ATGAGCGACGTACTGGCAATCAGCCTTCTCAGCATGCAGCAGGACATGGGGCGCCTGGAGCGCATCAGCCTGAACATGGCGAACGCCACCACGCCGGGCTACAAGCGAGAAGTAGTGACATCGCTGCCGATGGGGGCGAGCGGCTTCGTCGACGCCATGCGCGGGGCTGATGCGTCCTGGTCCGGTACCGCGCAGCCTGCATCGACTTCTGTAGCTGCCGCGCCGTTCATGGTCCAGACTGACCTGCGCCCGAGCACGCTCAAGACCACCGGCCAGAGTCTGGATGTGGCGCTGGCAAATTCTGGTTTCTTCGAGGTGTCCACCCGGGCGGGCCTCGCCTACACCCGACAGGGCAACTGGCAGCTGGACCCGCGAGGTCGCCTTGTCACTGCGAAGGGACACCCGGTCATGGGCGTGGGGGGCGAGATCGTGCTCACGCGACCGAATCCCGTCATCGACGCCGTGGGCCAGGTGTTCGAGTCACGACCTGGCGGTGGCGCTGAAGCGACGCCCGTGGCGCAGTTGAAGGTAGTGGGCTTCGATAACGGCACGGATCTGCAGCGCATGGGCGAGGGCTTGGTGACGACGCAGCAGGTGCCGAATCAGCTTGCAGATGCGGATATACAGGTTCGCCAGGGATTCCTCGAGAACTCCAACGTCAACTCGATGCAAGAGATGGCACAGCTGATTCAGTCGATGCGGCATTTCGAGTCGATGCAGAAAGTGGCCCTGGGCTACGACGAGATGATCGGCGGCGCCGTGCGCAAGCTGGGCGAGATGTCCTGA
- a CDS encoding flagellar basal body P-ring protein FlgI, protein MRVMRAALAVMFLGAVVSPAPAADAVRVKDLGKLKGWRDNALFGTGIVTGLAGTGDSPSNRTTRQSLANVLSQFNLTIAPEAVQSRNVAVVMVSANLPTFAREGDTLDVTVSSAGDARSLVGGTLLITPLKGANGRVYALAQGGLSVGGYRYDANGNVVQKNHPTAGSVPNGATVEVGVNAAMLDEQQSVTFVLAEPDYTTASRVASAINSQLSGNMAKARDASGIEISVPPAQRGELVTLFTRIENVTVEPDRRAKVVINERTGTVVSGGDVRISKVAISHGDIKIAISTQNTASQPINIWNGGPDIRTAVVANTRVDVDEQNGAGFVAGSNTVSDLVQSLARLKTSTRDVISILRAVKAAGALHGELVVQ, encoded by the coding sequence ATGCGCGTCATGCGCGCGGCCCTGGCCGTTATGTTCCTGGGCGCCGTCGTTTCACCAGCCCCGGCTGCCGACGCGGTGCGTGTCAAGGATCTCGGCAAGCTCAAGGGCTGGCGCGACAACGCGCTGTTCGGCACCGGGATCGTGACTGGGCTCGCCGGCACCGGCGACTCTCCCTCCAACCGCACCACGCGGCAATCGCTGGCCAATGTGCTTTCGCAGTTCAATCTGACGATCGCGCCGGAAGCGGTCCAGAGTCGCAACGTGGCCGTGGTGATGGTCAGCGCCAACCTGCCGACTTTCGCGCGAGAAGGCGACACGCTGGATGTGACCGTGAGCTCGGCCGGCGATGCGCGTAGCCTGGTGGGCGGTACGCTCCTGATCACGCCGCTCAAAGGCGCCAACGGCCGAGTCTATGCGCTCGCACAGGGTGGCCTCTCGGTGGGCGGCTATCGCTATGACGCCAACGGCAACGTGGTCCAGAAGAACCACCCGACCGCAGGCTCCGTGCCCAACGGTGCAACGGTGGAAGTCGGGGTCAATGCGGCCATGCTCGATGAGCAGCAGAGCGTGACGTTCGTGCTGGCCGAGCCCGACTACACCACGGCCAGCCGCGTAGCCTCGGCCATCAACAGCCAACTGAGCGGCAATATGGCGAAGGCGCGCGATGCCTCGGGCATCGAGATCTCTGTTCCCCCCGCACAGCGCGGCGAACTGGTCACGTTGTTCACTCGCATCGAGAACGTGACCGTCGAGCCCGACCGGCGTGCCAAGGTTGTCATCAATGAACGCACCGGCACGGTCGTGTCGGGCGGCGATGTGCGAATCTCGAAGGTGGCGATCTCCCATGGCGACATCAAGATTGCGATTTCCACGCAGAACACCGCGTCGCAGCCGATCAACATCTGGAACGGTGGCCCCGACATCCGTACCGCCGTCGTGGCGAACACCCGCGTCGACGTGGACGAGCAAAACGGTGCCGGCTTCGTTGCCGGTTCCAACACCGTGTCCGACCTCGTTCAGTCCCTCGCCCGGCTGAAGACCAGCACTCGTGACGTGATTTCCATCCTGCGCGCGGTCAAGGCCGCGGGCGCGCTGCATGGCGAGCTGGTCGTGCAGTGA
- the flgG gene encoding flagellar basal-body rod protein FlgG, protein MFDALYISATGMQAQQLNVDTIANNLANVNTTGFKKSKVGFTDLMVQEAARLMPGSEEAGVLGPQRRLGAGVGIATMSKLFDMGDLKKTESAFDLAIQGEGFLEVTMPDGSSAYTRGGTFRVNRDGLLATSGGFPLKPNLAIPDNAKDLKIDGDGRVHVQVAGQATPIELGQLEMVRFTSPAGLKAQGDNLYRASTESGEAISAKASEDGMGTIAQGFLEGSNVKLTDEMVNLMVAQRVYEANVKVMQASDEMLGMINALRK, encoded by the coding sequence ATGTTCGACGCCCTCTATATCAGCGCGACCGGGATGCAGGCGCAGCAGCTCAATGTCGACACCATCGCCAACAACCTGGCGAACGTCAACACCACAGGTTTCAAGAAGAGCAAGGTCGGCTTTACCGACCTGATGGTGCAGGAGGCCGCGCGCCTCATGCCCGGTTCCGAGGAAGCGGGGGTCTTGGGTCCGCAACGTCGCCTCGGTGCGGGCGTAGGCATTGCCACCATGTCCAAGCTCTTCGACATGGGGGATCTTAAGAAAACCGAATCCGCCTTCGACCTCGCGATCCAGGGAGAGGGCTTCCTCGAAGTGACGATGCCCGACGGCTCGAGCGCCTACACGCGTGGCGGCACCTTTCGCGTCAATCGCGACGGGTTGCTCGCCACGTCGGGCGGCTTCCCGCTCAAGCCGAACCTCGCAATTCCCGACAACGCAAAGGACTTGAAGATCGACGGCGATGGCCGCGTGCATGTGCAGGTCGCAGGGCAGGCAACGCCGATCGAACTCGGGCAACTGGAGATGGTGCGTTTCACGAGCCCGGCTGGACTGAAGGCCCAGGGCGACAACCTGTATCGGGCAAGCACGGAGTCTGGCGAGGCCATCTCCGCCAAGGCCTCCGAAGATGGCATGGGGACGATCGCACAGGGATTCCTGGAAGGGTCGAACGTGAAGCTCACCGACGAAATGGTGAACCTGATGGTGGCGCAGCGCGTGTACGAGGCCAATGTCAAGGTAATGCAGGCGTCGGACGAGATGTTGGGAATGATCAATGCGCTTCGCAAGTAG